From the Fusarium oxysporum Fo47 chromosome X, complete sequence genome, the window ACTTGGTATGTCTCGTTGAAGCATCATAAGCTCTAACTATCAATCAACAGTGAATAACACTAAGGTCTGCGTGGTGAGTCTAAGCTCTCAGCGACAGATCTCAGCTGAAACAGTGAATAGCACATTTGGACCTTACCGTGAATGGTTTATCCATAGAACAGGGCATCAGTCACTCGAAGTATTCCTCAGTGATGCTCAGAACAACCATTATTGCTGCATTATAAAAGCTCGTCTCGCGACCTCGCATCTTTGACTGGGACAAACTCAACGATTCATTTACACAAAACCTCTTCTTGCTATCAAGAACTGATCAACCACTTCTAGCAATCATGCCCGGTTCCATTTCAGGCTATGAAACCCTATGTGGAAGCTGGCTGGAGCAGCCAAATGTCATCGTGTCCAGGGAAGGGATCTCACAGTTACGACGGCGTAGAAAGGAAAAAGCGATTTAGTTTTGGACATGCTGCAGTTGTCGGACATCACACACTGAATCTTCCATAATCCAATGCACTGGATGCAACAAATCGAGATGCCAATGTTGCGAAGTAGAAGAGAAGAGTGGTCAGAGTACGACACCCAGATCAGTATCAGTGGTGACACCACGGGAGACTCGGTCGACTTATCCAGTCAGAATACAAGGACATAAGATCTGTTACCACGATGGGAGGGAGGGCTTGAGAATGATACTTAAATAAAGTAGAATACTCATTTTCAAGAAATGCCAAATATCTGTTGAGGGGCTAGATTCGCCTTGCTCGAGCGTCTAAACCCCTTCAGTGAGAGAAATTCTGAAGGCGATCTCGCGAAAATTACGTATTAATGATGAAGCTAAGTACTGCACGGTCTGGGTTGAGTTTTATACATGTCGTATCATGTCATTGTGTGACACTGCCTGTCGTCTAATATATCGTCTAATGTAACCGTAATGGGAATTATCCATGTTAAACATGTATACCTGTAAAGTTACACGAGTGAAGACTCTACCCTTTTCTGCCTAATATGTTGTGTCGCCTTGATAGTGGCCTAGCTACCTATATAAGAGTTGTGTCCACCCCCGTATTATCACATATCTGAACTTTTGGAGGTTCATAATCGAACCTTGTACTACCAACCATTCTCTCATCTTTCCCCCTTCGGAAAATAATTTATGGGTTGGTATTAAGGCGAATCATTTATTAATCATTTACATTAATAAAATTACTAAGGAGTTTCTTGGGATCATAATGAGCAACAAAACGACAACAAAGAGACATAGGCACGGCCCcttaaaaagaaaagtgaGAAGTCATGATAAGCTGGCGCAGCTGGTAGACTATATAAGTAACCAGATTCTCGCTAAAAGTGCTGCAGAGTCTGAGGGAGTCAAAGACAATGGGaatcttcaacaaagccCGGAGCTTGCGCAAGGAATGCTTAAGATTTTGAATGATATATACGCTGATCCTGAAAAGATTGGGGCGAAAAACTTGGTTGATTGGTTCATAACCAACGGTGGCAAGGGGCCCCGACGTAGGTATCAAGCCGAAGTGGTCAACCATTTCTGTCACTCAAACGAGCTTCAAGAACTACAGTCCAACAGCTCCAATATCTCATCCAGAAAGTCATGTCTTATTGATGACAGAACGAGCAACGGCATAGTTTCGACCAGCAATGGCAACCGGAAGCCTCTGACTTCCCACGGGATGTATATTAGACTCGTGGAAAAGGTAGACCTCTCCTCTTCCCAAATTGAGCATCAGTGGTAATTGAGATATTAGAGATTCCACGAGTCGCCATCTAACGGGGGTTTCAAAAAGCCTAACACAGACCGTAGACTGGTGTAAGAACTTCTAGGAGCTTCTATCGTCTTTCGAAACTTCCATGCTGATATAACTCTAGCTTTATTATGAACCCAGATAGCCATGCATTTGTCAGTGTAATGGCAACGGCTCCTGGGTATCAAAGGAATGCTTTAGTACACTTTTTATACTCATATATTGCTTTTCAGCCTTATATAGGAGTCCTGTCCAAGGTAAGCATGACGCACCATGTAAAATCCTCCGTCAATTTAACTTATTCCATACATAGCCACAAGGTCTCGTCACATATGAGCTCTCATTCCATTTGCCCTTCTACTCATGGAAACTGACCCAACATGAGCCACGAGACATACGGTTCAGACGAGATGGTAGTCCCCTGAGAAAGATTCATAATATGAGCTGTCTTCGATGCAATTCTCCGATAAGCCCCACGATCGACTACCTTTGTCAAGCACAAATTGCAGTATGCATTACGCCAATGGGCGACGGAATTTGGACTGGCTATTGTTTTGTCGATACATACTTTCAATCTGAAGATGAGAGGCAATGCGTTGAAGATTATTGTGACAGAGGCATGCAGGTCGACCCTTTTACCACCGGAAAACACGATGCTGATATGCCGATCTTAAATCCCGATGACTACTTCCTGAtctctcttcaacaccaactaGTTGTTTTCAAGGACGAATGGATGAACACAGCACAAAGATTTAAAGAGAGAGTGGAAACATATGTAATTACTCCAATGCTCCGGATTTCGAACACAACTAATTCTTGCGCAGGTCGATGAGTTTGACTTTGCATTGGCTAGCAAAGAATCCCAACAGCCGTTGGCATGGCTTCGGCATGCAAGACGCAAGTTGACCGAGCTGGTCGTGTGCTTGGAGACAACCATCGACTGCTGGGATAACTTCACTTATCCGGACCATATGCAAACACGCTATGGACGCCAATCAATGGTGTCTATTGAGCAAACTTTCGCAGAGGTAAGGAACTGCTTGAAGGAATTATACAATATCCGCACCCTTTGTGACGAGCACGAAAGAACAGTAAGGCAGTCCCCAATGACACGGGACGACACTCACACCGACATAGCTAAATCTCCACAACATCGACGAACAATACCGGATTTCCCGCATGCAGGCCCAAGTTGCTGAAAGTACACAAGTTCTTAGCTGCTTTCTACTCTACGTGTGTTTATCACATACGATGTGCGTGTAAATGTGCTGATTCACCTTGGCAGGTTGTGTCGCCCATTACCCTCGCGGCGGCAATCCTCTCTATGCAGGAGGAAGCAATCCCTGACTTTTTGGGACCTACCAAGCTCTCATTCTTTTTGTTGACGCCGATGCTGATActtcttgtttctttggtTGCTCGGTTGGTTCAGCATTGGGATAAGGTTCAATTGTACATGTCTCATCCAGGCAATTGGGTTCAAGGTCGCAAAAGAGATGTCAATCTTGGGATCGTCTAGTGGTTTGTACGGGTTTCTGTTTATCCAATATCCTTTATTTCCTCTATAGATCACTTTTCTTAAGTCCATTTGCATCTTGCTCATCGAATCCTTGCGTTGCGACAGATGGTCGTGTCCAATCAAGCTGCAACTCATTCATCGGCACATCCCACAGAATCTTTTGCTCGTCCTTCACCACGACAAAGCCCGCCTTCTTATAAAGATACAAGGAAGCTTCCTGGGTATTCGATGTAAAAAGCGTAACTTTGTCGAACTTCTGCTGCTCGATAAAATCCATCGCTGTCGCCATCAAGCGCTTCCCTACTCCAAGCCCACGAGCTCGCTCGTCAACGATGAAGCCACGTATTTGAGCCGTGTTGGGCTGTTGAAGGTGCTCTGCGTCGATCAAGATAGTCCCCACAATCTTTTGAGTGAAGTCAGCGGAATTGTCAGAGGGTGTTGACTGAACTGCTGCGAAGATTTGGTTGCGAGGGTTGGTGAGTCTTTGGATGAGGTCGGCCCAGCTTTTGGCGAGGGAGGTTTCGAACGCAAGACCCCAGGAGTTATATGGATGGTAGTAGGCTATGTGCATCTCAAGACATCTGGCTAGCAAGCCAGGACGATATCCTGGCTCAATGGTGACGTTTGTCTCGGGGATTGTCATAGTTGTCGCTAGATAGGGCTTGATTAGGGAGTAAGATGGGCGAAATGCTGCTGACACTGTCCATATCTTATCAGTGAGGAATGCAAGGCCGAGGGGTCAATTGACACACGTCACTGGTCATTGCTCACAGGTCTTGGCACGCCTTTATGGTCAATCTTGTCAATTTCATGTCAAAGTGCGGGGTATGAATCGTTTCAATGTCAATTGATGAGCGGTTCCTTTGTGACCAAAGCTCCGATCAGATGGCAACATGTTAATCGCAGCAACCAAGCATTACAATTGAGAGAGGAAAGGACAGAATTATCGCCCGCTGCCCTGCATCGCACTCCTACAAGTTACAAAATCTCGTGATTGTTGAGGGTCGTCTTCAGGGTAAGTGGCGACAGGCTTCACAATCCTCCAGAAAACTCAACTTTCGACAATCTAATGTAACCAATCCGCCAGACAATCTGATCTTCCTAATCCAGGCACAAAACGCAAGGAGTTGAATCCTCTTCCAGATTTCATGAACAGGCGGGGATGGTCCACAATAACGCAGAGAGTTGAATCCCTCTGTCAGTACACAAAGCTGGGGTGCAGTGCATGACCAGCGATCCCTGCTCAAGGAAGCGCTGGTTTACATGCAGGGCCTTGTCGCCATCGAAATTTGAGGCGAACAGTGGAAGCCTAAAGCTCGACGGCCATGACACACTTTGAGGCGCCAAGCGCTACTGTCAAATGAAGGAGcatttttataattaatagcACAGTAAAATTCAGAAATGGCCAAGTATTATAAGCCAGTTTATATTTAATGGCAACGCTAGAATGCAAATGCCCGCCTAAATTCATCaactatttatttttatccacccaagcttctcaaatGATGAGCTTAGTGAGGAGCTTGCCCTGGTTGACACCGCTGAACAGCTTCATCCAAACCTCAGGCTGCTGCTCAATAGGCGCCTCAATAACTGTCTCAgcagcctcgagcttgaTGCGGCCATCGGCAGTGGCGCCAATAAGCTCGCCAAGAATGGCGGGCACCTTGTCCATATAATCGAGCATAATGAAGCCGCGGATGGTGATTCTGCAGGAAATAAGCTCGAACCAGTTCTTGAGAGCCATGGGCTCGTCAGAGTTATATCCGCTGACGGCACCGCAGACAGCGATGTGGCCGTGCTTCTTGACGCGGGTCAGCATGGCGTCGAGGATGTCACCGCCGACGTTGTCGAAGTACACATCGACTTCGTCGGGAGTAGCAGCCTTGAGATCCTCCAGGAATGTAGGGCTCTTGTAGTTGAGACACTCGTGGGCACCGATGCTCTTCACCCACTCACACTTCTCGTCAGAGCCGGTGATACCAATGACTCGCTTAGCGCCAAGGATCTTGGAGGCGATCTGAACAGCCATAGAGCCAGTAGCGCCAGCAGCGGCTGAGATGACAATAGTGTGCTCGGGTTTAGCCTCACCGGCATAGTACAAGCCGGTATACGCGGCAAGACCAGAGGCACCAAACGCACCAAGGAAGTGAGTGGTGGGCAGGCCGTTGGGCAGGGGCGCGAGGGCCTGGGAGTTTTCGGCTTCCAGGATGACATATTCGCTCCAGGTGCCCAGGTGGAAATCCATGCAGAGATCACCGACCTTGAACTTGTCCGACTTGGACTCGACCACCTCAGCGATGATGCCGGATCGCATGGGTGAACCGAGGGGCACTGTAGGCACGTAGAAGCGCTCGGGCGCGACGGTGCTCTGGATAAAGTTCCTTAGACCAGTGTCGTTGGAGAAATACTGGACTTTGGCGAGGATCTGGCCATCCTTCAGCTCAGGCAGTGTGACGGTCTGCAGCTTCCAGGTAGCGTCTGGGCCAGACAGGACAGGCTCCCCTGCAGGCTTGTTGGCGAGGACCCATTGCTTGGTGGTGTATGAGgatgtcatgatgatgtGTGGGAAagtttaaaagaaaaatgtTTTGTTTCGTGGGTATATTTGCTGACGGTTTGGTGGAGATCGTGATATGCTGGTCTGGTTTTACGAAAAACGTTGCTTTTTAAACCTAGTTCCGTCCAGTCAAATACAGCCAAACCATACTTTATAAGGACGACGCGAGTTTGCCGTGATTAAAAAAGCTACGTTGCCGTGCGGTCTTGGCCTAAACCTTTACGGTGGCGGTCTCCGGGGGGCATGAGGGTTGCATTTCCGACGAAGTGTTCTAGCAGGGAGGACCCTTGAGACCTCCTTTCATGCATGGCAGCGTCCATGCGACGGGGACATTGAGTAAGGACACCGACAACCTGGATTGTGGGCAGCCGTAACGTGGCGTGGCAAGGAAAAACGGGGGGTTGCTGTGACAAGGAAGGATGTGATGTGATAGAAGGGTTTACGGTATCATCCAGAAGCACGTCAACGTTTCGATCGATATTTCCGAAACTCAAAATTAATTCCCATATGTGGAAAAGGCGTTTTACGACCGTTAGACTTGTGCCAAACCATCGACGGGCAGCACGGGAAGCTTATCTTGTAGTCCTGTATTTGTTTCCCCTAGTGTCGAGTCAGTGCGGTTTTTTTCTCTCATTGTGCTCGAGCATCGGCGAACTGCGCTCTTCTTGTGCAAGATCGTCACTCAATCCAGGGGATAAAACATGATCCGTTTGGACAGTGAGCAGATTATTTTCTACAGTAGGCTAACGTTCTCCGAAGGATATTTTCAGGATGCAGGCTAAAATCTCGTTTTGAATTCCATGTGGGTTATATATGGGGAACACTGGGATGCATGGAGACGCTTGACGGCGGATTGTTCACCAAGTGGTCAATGAACGAGACGGGACGGGCCCCAGAAATACTCCGCTGTTTCTAAATCCTTGGCGAGTAATTTCAGTCGACCATTTCTTGAGtctttctctctttattATCTCGGGAGGGCCGTTTTTTTGCTTTTCTCCGCATTGTCTGTTCTCAAGCCCTCGGATGATCTTAGCCCTATAAGACTTTGTTTTATAATGTTTAGGTCAGCTGGCCAATTCTCTTTGAGACAAGACGGTGAGCTTGTTCTTCAGCCCTGACACTGTGGTTTTTCGCCATGGAAGCACTAGAAACCCGGCACTTTCCCGGCTTTTCGTTCGACCCGTTTACGATGTTACGGCTGCGGGAGTCGAGAAAGTGTCTTTGATAGTGGAGTAGTCTGTAATCAAAATGTTTCATGCGGCAACTTCGGTTCGTTCGCCTGTTCCTGCACCAATATTCTGGATGCCAAGATGTTATTTTACGTATCGTCTTTTTCTTCCATTGGGTCGCAAATGAGCCTCTCACGTGAGGCTCGGATATACAACGCCAACCGAAGCATCCAATCCATCCCCCTGAGTGTATCAAGACCCAGCATTGAGGCTCCTCCCCCCCATTGCCGCGCCAAGTCCCGTTCGCCACGGATCCGTCATCCGCGCTGGCTAAAGGGCCCTGTCAAGGATCTCCTTGCCTCGTCACTGCATCTTTCCAAGGCCGTTGCCCCCAAGGATCCCAGGGTTATCCTTCACGCAGCGGAGCCTTTGCACTCGAATAGGCAAAGAGACCACAGCCAAGTGCAGACTCGTATGTCTTGTCTCAGTCATCTGTAACAAACCAGTCTCATTTAGGCCAAGTTTCCGTTAAAGAACCCCCAGCTAATGCAGGTCCTTTTCTCCCAAGCCGTTCGCTTGGAGTAAAGTGATCGACATGACCTGCCTATGGTTCCTGTTTATATAAGGAAGAATGGGTTCCTTTTAGCTCCTCCCTGTATTGTGAATTTCTCTTGTTCGGCGTATTTGTTTCGCTTTGAGTGCTTCCCATCATGTCGGCGGAAGCAGTTGAGGTGATATCGACACCGCAGGTTTACATGCCCATATTGGGTTATGTCAAAGCCGAACTTGTCATCAATTGTTTGATCGTGTTGTTGGTTCTGATCGTCGTCACTCTGCGGGTCATTGGAAGACTTATGGGACCTGGGCTTGGATGGGATGATGGATTCGTTATTTTCGCAACGGTTGGTGACTTATCTCTGGCTGAGGTCGGCCATTACTGACTGTGATGGCAGCCGCTGGGCGTGGCGATGTTGTGTTGTCAAGGACTTTTTGCACCTGTTGGAAATGGTTACGAATTAGCGAAACACCCTGAGCGTGCGTTCCCTCACCCGCAGTCGACTACCGATCATCTGCCTCTACGCTACGCCAGTATCGTTTACTAACTCTTCGATCCAGTCGCCGCGAATATTCCTTTCATCCTTAAGTTGACATTCTGCATGCAAGCTATTTATGTCACCCTTCTTGCCTCCGTCAAAGCGAGCatgttggccttcttcatccgAGTCTTCCCAACAAGCTTCATGCAAAAGTCATCCAAGGCTGCCCTCGTCTTTGTCGGCATGTGGCTCATCGCCTATCTCTGTGCTTGTATCTTCCTGTGCAACCCAGTCTCTGCTCAGTGGACTGCTCAAGGAAAGTGTGGAGCGTACATCCCCATGATTCAGTCCTTGATCGCTACCAACGCTATTGGAGACTTGATCATTATGGCGCTTCCTATGCATAGCGTTTGGAACTTGAAGACACGCCGTGCGGAGAAGATTGGTATCACCTCTTGTTTCGCATTGGGTCTTGCGTAGGTCTCTTCACTCTTGATGTAAGAAGTATATACTGACTCGAACAGTTGTGTTGTCTGTGCTGTCTTCCGACTCATCTACATCTCAACCGTCGATCTCAACAACAATGTTACAGGAACCATGCCCACcaccatcttcctcttcatcctcgagcCTAACCTGGCCATCCTCTGCGTCAGCATTCCCATGCTGCGACCTTTCTACGCCAAGTACAAGAAGCGAATGGGGGGGTCTCGATTGGATGAGTACTCTACCGAACGGTCAACAGGATTCAGGGACGCCAGCCGATCAGGTGCCGCCAGCACCCAGCCTGAAATCGCTCGAGACCCAAACTTGTCGACCTGGGAGATGGATGATTACAGGCCGAATGATAAGCTGCAGCACGGTTATGCTGTTGCAGGATTCCCTGATGAGTCAGGGTCGGAGAAGAACCTGACTGTTGGATCTTCTGAGATGAAGAACAACGAGATCAGTGTTGAGACTCGATGGACAGTCACTCACTCTCGAAAGTAGAGTAATTATATCATATTAGTGTATATAGCAGGCAAAATTCTGTATCTGTCCCaaaaataatatcttttctACCAGTTGGTTCAACGTGAAGCTCCAATCACTCTAAAGGCATCAGGCCACAGCTCTGCAGTGAGAAGATACCTCTCATTCAGTCGTAAATCAGTTCGCCTCGCGTGAAAGATGTCAAACAGCTTGGACCCTCGACCCGAATAGGTAGGTTCAGAATAGCTTATGATGAACTAAGCACGCTCTGTGATCAGGTACTTTTCTCGTCCAGGCCAAGGTCTCTTGTCGCCTTGCGCTTCTAGACCTCGTCAGCCGATAATGAATGAAGATCCTAATAGCAGTGGCCATTAGTACTGTGGCGATAGTACGATTTCTCCCAAAAGAGGGTCTTGACGATGCTAGCCCCTATCCCCATCGCAGACTAGGACCATCGTATGCCATGTAACCTCAACGGTAACAAACAACCGAGATAAAACAACCCGTAAACCAAGTTATATTTGCAAGTTTCACGAAGGTGGACAAACTACAAGGCATAATATGAAGCAGTGAAAAAACGACTGGTGCAATTTCTAGCATAATAACCGACACGCTCCCATCCCAGGATATATAACTCCGTATTATAGACATCAAACATCATACCCACTTGGGGTGGAAAAGAGACCTCGAATCGACCTTTGTTTCAGATCTGCTTCCGCAACTCCCCGAGCTGCATCTAAGCTTAGACAGTATTTATCCTTTGCAATGGAGTGGTATCGCTTGAGGATATCGGTTGATTCCAATTGCTTCTGGTCCATGTACTGGTAGTGAGCGGCTAGAGCGTCGCCTTGAATCACAACAGCTGACAGAGAGTGTTAGTGTTGAAGTATAGTTGATTGTTTATGGGAGACTTACGTCGCCGGAGCTTCTTTGGGAGATCGAGAACAATCATGTCCTCGTCACCCCGTCCTTGGGGCCAGTTTTCAGGATCCGTGTCCAGGATGTCATCACTATAGATGCACATGAAGTTGATTCGAATTCGATCTTCATACATAGTCCAAGTTTTCTCGAACTTGTACAAGTCTAATTGGTTCTTCTCGATGTTCTCAAATAGAGACATGTGCATTTGGGAAGCGATAGCCCAGTTGCGGTAGCTATCGCCCCAAATGTCGTACTTGAGTTCTGCAGCAGGAGTCTGATCAAGCATCGAATCGTCAGGGACTCGCAGCCATCGATGATGAGGCCAGGAAGGAGGTTCATTCTTGAGTTCCCACTTATACTTCTTGGGTCCATCCCACGAAGGATGTCGGGAAGGTCTCCAGTAATCAGTGGCGTTTGTGACGCTGAATGGCTCAAAAGCCTCTGGGAAGTATGGATGAATGGCACCCATGCGCATATGAAAGAAGCCGAGAGGAggattgttgatgatattaCCAGAGACAACAAAGTCCTTGGGGTTTTGGACTTTGCGTGTGACAAGATTGGCGATAGCGTCGTCGTCGATCCAGACCTGCGAGACAAGTGATTAGTGTTTAGCGAACCAAGACATTAATATTGCACGTacgacatcatcgtcaatcTTGACGTAGTACTTTCCACGGTCCAACTTCTTCCAGATGTTCTTGTATGTGTACGTCCCTGCGATCTCGTCGGAATAGATCTTCTTGTATCGCTCCGGGTTGGAAGCCAGGATCTCTTCGAGATATCGGAGATCCCCTTTTTGCTCAGTGTTGACGACCCAGAGAACTTCGTCGAGCCATCCTCCGTTTTCTACCAGATTACGCTCGATGAAGCACTTCATTATTTCAACTCGGCTTTGTCGACCGTAGAATACCAGTCCGCTGACGGTGATGTTATCTGGCTTGACATGTTTTGACTGCTTCGTGACAGAGACAGCATGGTGATGAGGTCGATGAAAGTCACCAAAGGCCGGAAAGCTGTagtaaaaaaagagaaaaccGAGAGCATAGATTGCGAAACAGGCCACTATACAGTTACGCCATTGTTTCTTGCTCTCTTGGAACCGACCAAACATCGACATCTTGTCGTCGGGAGGGGACTAGGTGGCCGTCGGGTGACTGGCTGGGTACGATCTGGCCCTTGATACCTGGAGGAGTAAGTCAGTACTGTATGTTTGCCACGTTACAAGTTGAGTCGTGCAACACGGCTCGACCTGTTCTGTGTGCAGACTTGACTTACAAGACAAGCGTACAGCGTAACACTGAATGATGCGACTCTGCCAAGGTGAATCCCCAGAGCAGGGGAATAGCTGGATCTTATTTCAAGTGCCCATTATCACAGGCCAACGAGAGCTGAAGTGGAGAGCAGGGCCTAGATTCCGAGCGGTTTTGTTAGTGTGGAATGATCGAGGCTTGCTTACAGCGGCCTCACCATTCGAAGTTGCCAAGTTTAGTTGGTTCGGCTCCACCAGATCCGAGTTGCCGCATTCGACCTTCGACTAGCAAGACCCTGAGTCTATACGCTACAGCCACTACGAGGTAGTAAAAGAGGCTAAAACTGTCTTTTACCTGCAAGGCACAAGGGATGCGCTAAAACAAGCGTCGCCCGTATCGCGGGATTTGTTGGTCTTTCGTCATCCCTTGACAT encodes:
- a CDS encoding acyl-CoA N-acyltransferase: MTIPETNVTIEPGYRPGLLARCLEMHIAYYHPYNSWGLAFETSLAKSWADLIQRLTNPRNQIFAAVQSTPSDNSADFTQKIVGTILIDAEHLQQPNTAQIRGFIVDERARGLGVGKRLMATAMDFIEQQKFDKVTLFTSNTQEASLYLYKKAGFVVVKDEQKILWDVPMNELQLDWTRPSVATQGFDEQDANGLKKSDL